One Tachyglossus aculeatus isolate mTacAcu1 unplaced genomic scaffold, mTacAcu1.pri scaffold_168_arrow_ctg1, whole genome shotgun sequence genomic window carries:
- the LOC119923277 gene encoding LOW QUALITY PROTEIN: olfactory receptor 14A16-like (The sequence of the model RefSeq protein was modified relative to this genomic sequence to represent the inferred CDS: deleted 1 base in 1 codon) gives MTLQHSTGDQHHLPKMTNISTVAEFLLQGFSDIRELQLLHATLFVLIYLVALLGNLLIIAVTTLDQRLHTPMYFFLKNLSFIDLCYISTTVPKSIVNSLSSDSSISFLGCASQLFLLVLFGASELCVLTAMSYDRYAAICSPLRYVLIMNKTACMHMAAASWLSGGLFGVLFSASTFSLNFCGSNAVQQFFCDVPPPLKISCSEVHIAIDVSVAAAFVLDAVCFTYVTLSYVFIFSAVLRIPSSEGRTKAFSTCLPHLTVFIIFVFTAAFAYLKPLSDSPSALDLMVSMLYSVVPPTVNPLIYILRNRDLKTALGKILRGHFPSIHAATKCLCPCTDNPLPAFKGGIAIGLIHIYPTEPESQRRSPDIQDCQVNGHISPGTSHSPTGNVLVVHPQSFLVSPVHCYEGLADMVDTHLPFDPP, from the exons atgacactgcagcacagcacaggcga tcagcatcatctccccaaaatgaccaacatctccacggtggctgaattcctcctccaggggttctctgacatccgggagctgcagctgctccatgccacgctgttcgtcCTTAtctacctagtggcccttctggggaatctcctcattattgctgtcaccaccctcgaccagcgtctccacacccccatgtacttctttcttaagaacttgtccttcattgatctctgctacatttctaccacggtacccaaatccatcgTCAACTCCTTgagcagtgacagctccatctcctttctgggttgtgcctcacagctcttcctactgGTCTTGTTTGGTGCTTCAGAGCTTtgtgtcctcactgcaatgtcttatgaccgctatgccgccatctgctccccactGCGTTatgtgctcatcatgaacaaaacagcctgtatGCACATGGCAGCagcatcttggctcagtggaggtctgtttggagtcttgttttcagcttctacttTCTCCTTGAACTTTTGTGGATCCAatgctgtccagcagttcttctgtgatgtcccccctccgctgaagatctcctgctctgaagtccacattgccattgatgtgagtgtggctgctgcATTCGTCTTGGATGCTGTCTGCTTCACTTACGTCACCCTCTCTtatgtcttcatcttctcagccgtacTGAGGATCCCatcctccgagggccgaaccaaagccttctccacctgcctgccccatctcactgtcttcatcatttttgtctttaccgcagcatttgcctatctcaaaccactttcagactcgccctcggctctggatctgatGGTTTCCATGTTAtactctgtggtgccccccactgtgaacccccttatctacatcctgaggaacagggacctgaagacTGCCCTGGGCaagatccta aggggacatttccCCAGCATCCATGCTGCAACAAAATGCCTGTGTCCATGTACCGATAATCCCCTACCCGCCTTTAAAGGAGGAATTGCCATTGGACTTATCCATATATATCCCACTGAACCAGAGTCCCAGAGAAGAAGTCCGGATATTCAGGATTGTCAAG tgaatggacacatctctccaggaacGTCCCATTCTCCAACTGGAAATGTTCTGGTAGTTCATCCACAGAGTTTCCTCG TCTCACCAGTTCATTGCTACGAGGGCCTGGCAGACATGGTGGACACCCATTTACCGTTTGACCCTCCCTGA